From Vanessa cardui chromosome 11, ilVanCard2.1, whole genome shotgun sequence, the proteins below share one genomic window:
- the LOC124533929 gene encoding transmembrane GTPase Marf, giving the protein MAAYVNRTISMMAGDGPHNVAMNNGTVRVNMSNVDSPLQIFVRAKKKINDIFVEIDDYVKDAVTFMHAVSGENGIATAQDVANVEAYVSKVQAIREVLKRDHMKVAFFGRTSNGKSTVINAMLHDKILPSGIGHTTNCFLQVEGSDTDEAFMRTEGSEEKLNVQSVSQLGHALCASRLQECSLVHVHWPRELCALLRDDVVLVDSPGVDVTPNLDQWIDKHCLDADVFVLVANAESTLMVTEKNFFHKVSTKISQPNIFILNNRWDASASEPEYLDQVRSQHANRCVDFLSRELRVCTPKEAEERIFFISAKEALLTRMREREKPVSSPLLADGHQVRYFEFVDFERKFEECISQSAVRTKFAQHSRRGKNIAGDVMAALELVYNSSSEQKAAKVEKQRVLQEQLSAVEEQLTAITRQMKDKIGRMVESVEHKVSLTLSQEIRRLSALVDEYEAPFRSERGALEQYKRALHRHVEAGLGSRLKKRLSADIGHEMDEAQKEMAERMYNILPMHKRAAAASYIVPHQQPFEVLYRLNCDNLCADFQEDLTFRFSYGITALIQRFQGRNTNKIALKNPPTVTQIPPSMPPAAQESPRTAAGVGPLSAEEWSMVSKFALGALTSQGTMGGLLLSGLLLKTVGWRVVAVTGLVYGALYAYERLTWTTRAQERVFKRQYVAHAGRKLRLIVDLTSANCSHQVQQELSTMFARLCRLVDEATTEMDSELTEVKEAIKMLDGASTSAKKLRNKANYLCHELELFDDAFLKH; this is encoded by the exons ATGGCTGCATATGTTAACCGTACAATATCGATGATGGCTGGCGACGGGCCTCATAACGTTGCTATGAACAATGGGACCGTTCGTGTCAATATGTCAAATGTGGACTCGCCTCTACAGATATTTGTTAGAGCCAAGAAGAAGATTAATGACATATTTGTTGAAATTGATGATTATGTCAAGGATGCAGTTACATTTATGCATG CTGTGTCTGGTGAGAATGGTATCGCGACAGCACAAGATGTTGCGAATGTTGAAGCGTATGTCAGTAAAGTACAAGCCATTCGGGAGGTTCTTAAGCGAGATCACATGAAAGTGGCATTCTTTGGAAG GACGAGCAATGGGAAGAGTACAGTCATCAACGCTATGCTTCACGACAAGATCTTGCCGAGTGGCATAGGTCACACCACCAACTGCTTCCTGCAGGTGGAGGGATCTGATACAGATGAGGCCTTCATGAGGACAGAAGGTTCCGAGGAGAAGCTCAATGTACAG TCGGTGAGCCAGCTGGGCCACGCGCTGTGCGCGTCGCGCCTGCAGGAGTGCTCGCTGGTGCACGTGCACTGGCCGCGCGAGCTGTGCGCGCTGCTGCGCGACGACGTGGTGCTGGTGGACAGCCCCGGCGTCGACGTCACGCCCAACCTGGACCAGTGGATCGACAAGCACTGCCTCGACGCCGACGTCTTCGTGCTCGTCGCCAACGCAGAGTCCACGCTCATGGTCACC GAGAAGAACTTCTTTCACAAAGTATCGACGAAGATATCGCAACCgaatatattcatattgaaTAATCGATGGGACGCCTCCGCTTCGGAACCTGAATATTTAGACCAG GTGCGCAGCCAGCACGCCAACCGCTGCGTGGACTTCCTGTCCCGCGAGCTGCGCGTGTGCACGCCCAAGGAGGCCGAGGAGCGCATCTTCTTCATCTCGGCCAAGGAGGCGCTGCTCACGCGCATGCGCGAACGGGAGAAGCCAGTCTCCT CGCCGCTGCTGGCGGACGGGCACCAGGTGCGCTACTTCGAGTTCGTGGACTTCGAGCGCAAGTTCGAGGAGTGCATCAGCCAGTCGGCCGTGCGCACCAAGTTCGCGCAGCACTCGCGCCGCGGCAAGAACATCGCCGGCGACGTCATGGCCGCGCTCGAGCTC GTGTACAACAGCTCGAGCGAGCAGAAGGCTGCCAAAGTGGAGAAGCAACGCGTTCTTCAAGAGCAGCTGTCGGCCGTGGAGGAGCAGCTCACCGCCATCACGCGCCAGATGAAGGACAAGATCGGCCGCATGGTGGAGAGCGTGGAAcacaag GTGTCGCTGACGCTGAGCCAGGAGATCCGGCGGCTGTCGGCGCTGGTGGACGAGTACGAGGCGCCGTTCCGCAGCGAGCGCGGCGCGCTGGAGCAGTACAAGCGCGCGCTGCACCGCCACGTGGAGGCCGGCCTCGGCTCGCGCCTCAAGAAGCGCCTCTCCGCCGACATCGGCCACGAGATGGACGAGGCTCAGAAGGAGATGGCCG AGCGCATGTACAACATCCTGCCCATGCACAAGCGCGCGGCGGCCGCCAGCTACATCGTGCCGCACCAGCAGCCCTTCGAAGTGCTCTACCGCCTCAACTGCGACAACCTCTGCGCCGACTTCCAGGAGGACCTCACCTTCCGCTTCTCCTACGGAATCACGGCCCTGATCCAGCGCTTCCAGGGACGGAACACGAATAAAATCGCCCTGAAGAATCCTCCAACGGTTACGCAG ATCCCGCCGTCAATGCCCCCCGCGGCGCAGGAGTCCCCGCGCACGGCGGCCGGCGTGGGCCCGCTCAGCGCGGAGGAGTGGAGCATGGTCTCCAAGTTCGCCCTCGGCGCGCTCACCTCGCAGGGCACCATGGGCGGCCTGCTGCTCTCCGGACTG CTGCTGAAGACGGTGGGGTGGCGCGTGGTGGCGGTGACGGGGCTGGTGTACGGCGCGCTGTACGCGTACGAGCGGCTGACGTGGACGACGCGCGCGCAGGAGCGCGTGTTCAAGCGGCAGTACGTGGCGCACGCCGGCCGCAAGCTGCGCCTCATCGTCGACCTCACCTCCGCCAACTGCAGCCACCAGGTGCAGCA AGAGCTCTCCACGATGTTCGCTCGGCTCTGTCGCCTGGTGGACGAGGCGACCACCGAAATGGACAGCGAGCTGACCGAAGTCAAGGAAGCTATTAAAATG
- the LOC124533715 gene encoding B-cell CLL/lymphoma 7 protein family member A gives MSRSVRAETRNRVKDDIKRVMQAVEKVRHWEKKWVTIGETTMKIYKWVPISTNEQKKKHAAKRENKENTLTPKKMHDSSNSNFGMAEDSNTCFSTVSDSQGPTDFTSTHMNFSEDSNSQSSGTTTPAKRLKTD, from the exons ATGTCTCGTTCCGTGCGTGCCGAAACTAGGAACCGTGTGAAAGATGACATCAAAAGAGTCATGCAAGCTGTTGAAAAAGTTCGCCATTG GGAGAAAAAATGGGTGACTATTGGAGAAACAACCATGAAGATATACAAATGGGTGCCGATATCCACGAATGAACAGAAGAAGAAACATGCAGCGAAACGAGAAAATAAAGAGAATACACTAACACCAAAAAAAATGCACGACTCTTCTAATTCCAATTTTGGAATGGCAGAGGACTCGAATACAT GTTTCTCAACAGTAAGTGATTCTCAGGGCCCGACAGACTTTACCTCGACGCACATGAACTTTTCTGAAGACTCCAATTCACAGAGCAGTGGTACCACAACGCCAGCGAAAAGATTAAAAACAGACTGA
- the LOC124533358 gene encoding sulfotransferase 1A1-like — protein MVKQRKEFPHKIEDVDPKLAEELMKHYTGELTGFVRVGPKGYFFPHKYKECAADYYNMSVKPDDIFINTFPRSGTTWTQEMIWLLQNNLDFEKAKNTPLALRYPFLDFSMLVHPELEKQMFEENKHDEEKLNIVKIANMPGVEKVENVPSPRFIKSHLPLSLLPPTLLDKAKVVYVARDPRDVVVSVYHFCKMHKIHGAPDNFKTFWNYFRNGLHYFAPIFEHVKEAWKERNHPNMLFIFYEELQENLPAVVLKVASFLGKKVTNEQVQQICDHLSFDNFKNNKAVNHSLLSKINFVNTDQTFIRKGKVGSWREYFDEEMEKQADEWFALNLRDSDLVYPTFPTKCIL, from the exons ATGGTTAAGCAACGTAAGGAGTTTCCACACAAAATCGAAGATGTGGATCCGAAGCTAGCAGAAGAACTCATGAAGCATTATACag GCGAGTTAACAGGCTTTGTAAGGGTCGGACCGAAAGGCTACTTTTTCCCTCACAAATACAAGGAATGTGCGGCGGATTATTATAACATGTCAGTGAAACCAGACGACATATTCATCAACACATTTCCAAGATCAG GTACAACATGGACACAGGAAATGATTTGGCTGCTACAGAACAACTTAGATTTTGAAAAAGCTAAAAATACTCCTTTGGCCTTAAGATATCCCTTCTTAGA ctTTTCAATGTTAGTCCACCCGGAACTTGAGAAACAGATGTTTGAAGAAAACAAACACGACGAGGAAAAGCTAAACATAGTGAAGATCGCTAACATGCCTGGTGTAGAAAAAGTCGAGAACGTGCCTTCTCCCCGCTTCATCAAAAGCCATTTGCCGTTATCACTTCTACCCCCAACTTTGCTGGATAAAGCGAAAGTGGTGTATGTGGCCCGAGATCCGAGAGATGTGGTGGTATCGGTGTACCATTTTTGCAAGATGCATAAGATTCATGGAGCTCCAGACAACTTTAAAACGTTTTGGAATTATTTCAGGAATGGTTTGC ACTATTTTGCCCCTATCTTCGAACATGTCAAAGAAGCGTGGAAAGAGAGAAACCACCCGAAcatgctatttattttttacgaagAATTGCAAGAG aatcTTCCAGCAGTTGTTTTGAAAGTTGCTTCGTTTCTGGGAAAAAAGGTAACCAATGAACAAGTTCAGCAGATCTGTGACCACCTGAGTTTCGATAATTTTAAGAACAACAAAGCCGTCAATCACTCATTGCTCAGCAAGATTAACTTTGTCAACACCGATCAGACATTCATCCGAAAAG GTAAAGTTGGTAGTTGGCGCGAATATTTCGACGAGGAAATGGAGAAGCAAGCTGACGAATGGTTTGCACTTAACCTTCGTGACTCCGATCTAGTGTACCCAACATTTCCCACTAagtgtattttataa
- the LOC124533926 gene encoding cilia- and flagella-associated protein 251-like: MENSVEKFHSVPNLQAKMSSEPDIRHLYSLSLSQIRKRAEFGEYNYKPSPFNIRWIHGYNPKVGVINLNDKGSTVAFYAAGNCAVLYNWTTNNMMILQGHKHVVTCISSDGAGKWLVTADTGSENVIIIWDSTDYFPQKTIFNPHRNVKLAKVTMSTDAKYLLTLGYQEKATISWWIWSFGHDVPHASLEVGIPRGGVIEMDFNPYQTEQFLLMTKSNIWIGISAKVFVIERGLLKETNDYELKIRVVEHKLNPENGRLTCFTFVQETSQVLVATSRGCVLVYGYNIEYKKKENMEATNYESLKFIKVLKVEQRKIHVIKSIDGVIATGNSIGEIHFYDSQMKLLYWVHGFTVDCIKGISFNISPRSYKIFDPKCRKLCPCWEKVVTEVDPSTGQLQQKLIKKDIPSDATSAGKPFLVRDFIVCTNNQGIGFVDFVTEKLVTIMDNKTSHTTSLAIHPEKPFVCIGYADGIIELFNYVQHKLFVRIDLREYYKVVIPPKEDSIKGDVEIMKPHISVKCLKYSPSGLHLACGLDTGELIFLHPTIMNILTQTPHKDTTHAITHIEFSIDSLSLAIADKGRTICVYKYDCTELVWSFVGKHRAHYKDITAVIFLPKKNNDGEYKLLSLGADRIMVEYDIGSSSDGYLEVLSLDRIDQSAVPLYGIPWNNPPDIDPETQRTDLPMILICNDEFKYKIVNYGTTMTLSTILGPKYEHPVCRMQLITSRKDDVETQYLLFATKNVIGLRKMPLDGNPWKHVALLGHPIQVIDLCYREDHGILFTIGSRDSCMYQWAANYRSVETTSKQGGGDLDPYYCLIENGRPGWLFHEIRDLFYYIQILCQGTFSPAMRRVKDYIPIESLPDLMRALGYFPSDYEVENLIVEAKYKIFNRTPSTEIDFEEFVKLYLNHRPAFGESFKKIRNAFRYFGTMDDTSISMNREDFITMLNNNGEYFSRELSWYLLSILYGQSFEDRTTMTEGDFSFLPEVITLEELATNIIGIHDTDMCSDVHSVKDSLGSQQTMSSDSEDAGNTSFV, from the exons aTGGAGAACTCTGTCGAAAAATTTCATTCTGTGCCTAATCTTCAGGCAAAAATGAGTAGCGAGCCAGACATTCGACACCTATACAGTCTCTCATTGTCCCAGATCAGAAAACGAGCTGAATTCGGAGAATACAATTATAAACCATCGCCTTTT AATATTCGCTGGATTCATGGATACAATCCAAAAGTAGGTGTGATCAACCTTAACGACAAAGGCTCTACTGTAGCGTTCTATGCGGCGGGTAACTGTGCGGTGCTGTACAACTGGACCACTAACAATATGATGATACTTCAAGGACAT AAACATGTGGTTACGTGTATATCATCGGACGGTGCTGGCAAATGGCTGGTCACTGCTGATACAGGGTCTGAAAACGTCATCATCATATGGGATAGCACCGACTACTTCCCTCAGAAGACAATCTTCAATCCTCACAGAAACGTGAAGTTGGCAAAGGTCACCATGAGTACTGACGCTAAGTATCTATTGACCCTTGGATACCAAGAGAAAGCGACGATTAGCTGGTGGATTTGGTCTTTCGGGCACGATGTTCCTCACG CATCTTTAGAAGTTGGCATTCCTCGCGGAGGGGTTATTGAAATGGATTTCAATCCATACCAGACTGAACAATTCCTATTGATGACGAAAAGTAACATTTGGATTGGTATTTCCGCT aaaGTATTCGTCATTGAAAGAGGATtgttaaaagaaacaaatgactatgaattaaaaataagggTAGTGGAACATAAACTTAACCCTGAAAACGGCCGGCTTACGTGCTTCACTTTCGTCCAAGAGACTTCACAAGTCCTAGTCGCCACCAGCCGAGGATGTGTCCTGGTGTACGGAtacaatatagaatataaaaaaaaggaaaacatgGAAGCCACAAATTATGAAAGCTTAAAGTTTATTAAAGTGCTAAAAGTAGAGCAGAGGAAAATTCACGTCATCAAAAGTATTGATGG AGTCATCGCTACTGGTAACAGTATCGGCGAGATACACTTTTACGATTCCCAGATGAAGTTGCTGTACTGGGTGCACGGATTTACCGTTGACTGCATTAAAGGAATTAGTTTCAATATATCACCAAGAAGTTACAAAATTTTCGATCCCAAAT GTAGAAAGTTATGTCCGTGTTGGGAGAAAGTCGTAACCGAAGTAGACCCAAGTACCGGACAGCTCCAACAAAAACTGATAAAGAAGGATATTCCTTCAGACGCTACCTCGGCTGGGAAACCATTTCTCGTACGGGATTTCATCGTAT GCACGAATAATCAAGGCATTGGCTTTGTTGACTTCGTAACAGAGAAGTTAGTGACAATCATGGACAACAAAACATCGCATACAACATCCCTAGCAATACACCCagaaaa ACCATTCGTTTGTATCGGATATGCGGATGGCATTATCGAGTTATTTAACTACGTACAACACAAGCTTTTCGTTAGAATCGATTTAAGAGAGTACTACAAAGTAGTGATCCCACCCAAAGAAGACTCAATAAAAGGAGATGTAGAAATAATGAAGCCACATATTAGTGTCAAATGCTTAAAATATTCGCCTTCAG gTCTTCATTTAGCTTGTGGCTTAGACACAGGCGAATTAATTTTTCTTCACCCCACAATAATGAATATTCTAACGCAGACACCACACAAGGATACGACTCATGCAATAACCCACATAGAATTCAGCATTGATTCTTTATCACTGGCTATTGCT gaTAAGGGCAGAACAATTTGCGTATACAAGTACGATTGCACAGAATTAGTCTGGAGTTTTGTCGGCAAGCACAGGGCTCATTACAAAGATATTACAGCCGTTATATTTTTACCCAAGAAGAATAATGATGGGGAGTATAAATTACTGTCTCTCGGTGCGGACAGAATTATGGTAGAATATGACATTGGATCGAGTTCTGATGGATATTTAGAAGTTCTGAGTCTGGATAGAATTGATCAAAGTGCTGTGCCGCTATATGGGATACCTTGGAATAATCCTCCTGATATTGATCCCGAAACGCAACGCACTGATTTACCAATGATTCTTATTTGTAATGATGAA ttCAAATACAAAATTGTCAACTACGGAACAACAATGACACTGTCAACAATATTAGGACCCAAATACGAGCATCCTGTATGCCGCATGCAATTGATAACGAGTAGAAAAGATGACGTTGAGACTCAGTACCTGTTATTTGCGACGAAAAACGTTATAGGTTTACGAAAGATGCCGCTTGATGGGAATCCGTGGAAACATGTCGCTTTACTTGGCCATCCGATACAG GTTATCGACTTGTGTTATCGCGAAGATCACGGAATCTTATTCACAATAGGGAGTCGAGACAGCTGTATGTATCAATGGGCCGCCAACTACAG ATCGGTAGAAACAACTTCAAAACAAGGGGGTGGCGACTTAGACCCTTACTACTGTCTGATCGAAAACGGTCGTCCTGGCTGGTTGTTCCATGAGATCCGGGATCTATTCTACTACATCCAGATCTTATGTCAGGGTACTTTCTCGCCAGCAATGAGACGAGTAAAGGATTATATTCCGATTGAATCGTTACCAGACCTTATGCGTGCTTTGGGATACTTCCCTTCAGACTATGAG GTGGAAAACTTAATAGTCGAAGCAAAGTACAAAATTTTTAATCGGACCCCATCTACTGAGATAGATTTTGAAGAATTCGTTAAGCTGTATCTAAATCATCGACCGGCTTTTGGCGAAAGTTTTAAGAAGATCAGAAACGCTTTTCGTTACTTTGGTACAATGGATGACACTAGTATTTCTATGAATCGAGAAGACTTTATTACTATGCTCAATAATAATG gTGAATATTTCTCAAGAGAGCTCTCTTGGTACTTACTTTCGATACTATATGGTCAGAGCTTTGAAGATAGGACTACGATGACAGAAGGAGATTTCTCATTTTTACCTGAG GTAATAACTTTAGAAGAATTGGCAACAAATATAATTGGCATACATGACACAGACATGTGTTCAGATGTTCATTCGGTTAAAGACTCCTTAGGATCTCAACAGACGATGTCATCCGATTCCGAAGATGCGGGGAATACAagttttgtgtaa
- the LOC124533871 gene encoding matrix metalloproteinase-2-like: MEPRKYVLLVSIVVGCSVATAKTIFLEEDMPSIEEISFMKKYGYLPEKQDDIDFAYTSHSIAEALKKMQEFAGLSPTGHLDSETRKLFKRKRCGVKDIETKSAIRRRKRYILQQGWGKKAITYRILNGSSTLERARVQSLMATGLAVWAPHGGLRFEQLERGKADIQVSFASKDHGDGFPFDGPGHVVAHAFPPPHGAMHFDDDELWGDNPDEEDEDITDFFAVAVHEIGHALGLSHSNVKASVMYPYYQVPVEKLHEDDILGMQELYLKEEVPSVSAESTERSVASRSSLAPRPTLADDDENDVPDLCYTNYDTLQVIQGKIYVFEEEWVWVLTERKQILEGYPKRFHDVFIGLPKHVNVIRTIYEKQNGHIVVFSGRSFWEFSSRFRLVRRGRISEYKIPPQISELTTAFLSNYNNKTYLIEYERFWRFDEATGKMDKGYPKEMSAWRQVPYPVDAAIIWKGDTYFFRGPRFWRFDNTLVRAHEYYPLPTAQIWFPCRPTPDMARYVSNDEP; the protein is encoded by the exons ATGGAACCGCGGAAATATGTTCTCCTGGTGTCCATAGTTGTCGGGTGCAGTGTAGCGACGGCCAAGACCATATTCCTGGAAGAAGATATGCCGAGTATTGAAGAG aTAAGCTTCATGAAGAAGTACGGTTACCTTCCTGAAAAGCAGGATGACATAGATTTCGCGTATACGTCACACTCAATTGCAGAAGCACTGAAGAAAATGCAAGAGTTCGCTGGTCTCTCTCCAACTGGACATCTTGATTCCGAAACTAGAAAG CTGTTTAAAAGAAAACGTTGCGGTGTAAAGGATATTGAAACGAAATCAGCGATACGTCGTCGGAAGCGCTACATCCTGCAACAGGGGTGGGGCAAAAAGGCAATCACTTACCG GATTCTTAATGGCTCGAGCACGCTTGAGAGAGCTCGCGTACAGTCGTTGATGGCCACAGGGCTGGCGGTGTGGGCGCCGCACGGAGGCTTAAGGTTCGAACAGCTAGAGCGTGGCAAGGCCGACATACAAGTTTCCTTCGCGAGCAAGGACCATGGAGATGG GTTTCCTTTTGACGGGCCAGGTCACGTGGTCGCGCACGCGTTCCCACCGCCGCACGGCGCAATGCATTTCGATGACGACGAGCTCTGGGGCGACAACCCTGACGAGGAAGACGAGGACATTACGGACTTCTTCGCGGTCGCCGTCCATGAGATCGGACACGCGTTGGGGTTGTCTCATTCGAACGTGAAGGCGTCAGTCATGTACCCCTACTACCAAGTACCGGTGGAGAAATTACACGAGGACGATATTCTAGGAATGCAAGAACTTTATC TTAAGGAAGAAGTTCCCTCGGTGTCGGCGGAAAGCACAGAGCGCTCGGTGGCGTCACGCTCCTCGCTAGCGCCGCGCCCTACTCTTGCTGACGACGACGAGAACGACGTGCCCGACCTCTGCTACACCAACTATGACACCCTGCAGGTCATACAGGGCAAAATATACGTCTTCGAGGAGGAG TGGGTGTGGGTATTGACAGAAAGGAAACAAATTTTAGAAGGTTATCCCAAaaggtttcacgatgttttcatagGGCTGCCCAAACACGTCAACGTGATCAGGACGATATATGAGAAACAAAACGGacatattgttgtattttcCG GTAGAAGTTTCTGGGAGTTCAGCTCTCGGTTTCGTCTCGTAAGACGCGGCAGAATCAGCGAATACAAGATTCCGCCTCAGATATCCGAATTGACAACCGCCTTCCTCTCAAACTATAACAACAAAACTTATCTCATAGAATACGAAAGGTTCTGGAGATTTGATGAAGCGACGGGTAAAATGGATAAAGGATATCCCAAGGAAATGTCAGCCTGGAGACAGGTTCCATATCCTGTAGACGCAGCAATTATATGGAAAGGAG ATACGTATTTCTTCCGCGGGCCACGGTTCTGGCGCTTCGACAACACGCTGGTGCGCGCGCACGAGTACTACCCGCTGCCCACCGCGCAGATCTGGTTCCCGTGTCGCCCCACGCCCGACATGGCGCGGTACGTCTCCAACGACGAGCCCTAG